A genomic window from Solanum dulcamara chromosome 11, daSolDulc1.2, whole genome shotgun sequence includes:
- the LOC129874371 gene encoding protein PIN-LIKES 2-like: protein MEPPFSESQANMYYSSHYLVYAVLPLLKLLCLTVIGLILAHPRTQLVPKATFKLLSKLVFALFLPCTIFIHLGETITVKNFMRWWFIPANVLLCTAIGCLLGYLVAKICKPPPEYFRFTIIATAFGNTGNLPLAIVGSVCHSNDNPFGPDCYTTGVSYVSFAQWVAVLLVYTLVYHMMEPPIEYFDVVDGGGEIQEPLPSNDLSRPLLVEAEWPGMEDRETVHCKTPFIARVFTSVSTLSHTSIPDPDSDSLEEAPAPGSPKSIRCLAEPRMVRKLRIVAEQTPVRHVLQPPMFAILLAFIVGMVPPIKSVVYGKGAALEFLTDSLNILAQAMVPSVMLILGGMLAEGPNESELGVRTTVGITVARLLVLPLLGTGVVYLADQLNFLIPDDQMYRFVLLLQYTTPSAILLGAVASLRGYAVREASALLFWQHVFALFSLSIYIIVYFKLLLSYV, encoded by the coding sequence ATGGAACCCCCATTTTCTGAAAGTCAGGccaatatgtattatagtagtCATTACCTTGTATATGCTGTTCTGCCATTGTTGAAACTCCTATGTTTAACTGTTATTGGCCTGATTCTTGCACATCCAAGAACCCAATTAGTTCCTAAAGCTACTTTTAAGCTCCTTAGCAAGCTTGTATTTGCTCTCTTCTTGCCTTGTACTATTTTTATTCACCTTGGTGAGACTATTACTGTCAAGAATTTTATGCGCTGGTGGTTTATACCAGCTAATGTACTTCTCTGTACTGCAATTGGTTGTCTCTTAGGGTACTTGGTAGCGAAAATTTGCAAGCCACCTCCAGAGTACTTTAGGTTCACTATCATCGCCACTGCGTTTGGGAATACCGGCAATTTGCCTCTTGCCATTGTTGGATCAGTGTGTCATAGTAATGACAATCCTTTTGGTCCAGATTGTTACACCACTGGTGTGTCTTATGTATCGTTTGCTCAATGGGTGGCCGTCCTGCTTGTTTACACTCTTGTTTACCATATGATGGAACCCCCAATAGAGTactttgatgttgttgatgggGGTGGTGAGATTCAGGAGCCATTACCTAGTAATGATCTAAGTAGGCCACTTCTAGTGGAAGCTGAGTGGCCTGGTATGGAAGATAGAGAAACTGTGCATTGCAAGACACCCTTTATTGCACGGGTTTTTACAAGTGTCTCAACCCTTTCACATACTTCCATTCCAGACCCTGATAGTGATAGTTTGGAGGAAGCGCCAGCTCCAGGGAGTCCAAAATCTATTAGATGTTTAGCGGAGCCCCGGATGGTTAGAAAATTAAGAATTGTTGCTGAACAAACTCCAGTTCGACATGTTCTCCAACCTCCAATGTTTGCTATATTGTTGGCTTTTATTGTTGGAATGGTTCCACCCATTAAATCTGTTGTTTATGGTAAAGGTGCTGCTCTCGAGTTCCTCACGGACAGTTTAAATATACTAGCTCAAGCTATGGTGCCTTCAGTTATGCTGATTCTAGGAGGAATGCTTGCTGAGGGTCCAAATGAATCTGAACTTGGGGTTCGAACCACTGTTGGCATCACCGTTGCTAGACTTTTGGTCCTTCCTTTACTGGGAACAGGGGTGGTCTATTTGGCCGATCAACTGAACTTTTTAATTCCTGATGATCAGATGTACCGATTCGTTCTTTTGCTGCAGTACACAACACCAAGTGCCATCTTGTTGGGAGCAGTTGCTAGCTTGAGAGGTTATGCAGTCAGAGAAGCTTCAGCATTGCTGTTCTGGCAACATGTGTTTGCTCTATTCTCTCTTTCTATATACATTATTGTCTACTTCAAGCTTCTACTTTCTTATGTCTGA